From Microcystis aeruginosa NIES-2549, a single genomic window includes:
- the pth gene encoding aminoacyl-tRNA hydrolase translates to MNSDKTPNLIIPRLIIGLGNPEPKYDRTRHNIGFEAVDSLARDWGLSWQENKRFQGFIAEGDGPLPGKIRLLKPQTYMNRSGQSVRSVLDWYKLAPESILVIYDDMDLPLGRLRIRLSGSAGGHNGIKSMIAHVGTEKFARLRIGIGKSTEKATISHVLGRFTPQENEVILKVLDLSRKAIELGLKQGLQKAMSLYNNQSVEIGSNLC, encoded by the coding sequence ATGAATTCCGATAAAACCCCCAATTTAATCATTCCTCGGCTAATTATCGGTTTGGGCAATCCCGAACCCAAATATGATCGCACCCGTCATAATATCGGTTTTGAAGCTGTGGACTCATTAGCGCGGGATTGGGGGCTATCTTGGCAGGAAAACAAGCGATTTCAAGGTTTTATCGCCGAGGGTGACGGTCCTCTCCCGGGCAAAATTCGTCTTTTGAAACCCCAAACCTATATGAATCGCTCCGGGCAATCGGTGCGCTCGGTGCTGGACTGGTATAAACTAGCACCAGAGTCGATTTTAGTCATTTACGATGATATGGATCTACCCCTAGGCCGGTTGAGAATCCGTCTATCGGGATCGGCGGGCGGACACAACGGTATTAAATCGATGATTGCCCACGTTGGCACGGAAAAATTCGCTCGTTTACGCATAGGAATCGGTAAATCAACCGAAAAAGCGACTATTTCCCATGTTTTAGGCCGATTCACCCCCCAAGAAAACGAAGTAATCTTGAAAGTGTTAGACTTGTCCAGAAAAGCGATCGAACTTGGTCTCAAACAAGGGTTACAAAAGGCAATGAGTCTCTACAATAATCAAAGTGTAGAGATTGGTTCTAATCTATGCTGA
- a CDS encoding DUF2811 domain-containing protein: MNTSVSILAEIPEILHQSLQQYLETHPGWDQDGVFTAALSFFLLNCQSSERMNFEEQNSCAKVYLETLFQRSEC; the protein is encoded by the coding sequence ATGAATACATCAGTCAGTATCTTGGCAGAAATCCCCGAAATCCTCCACCAATCCCTACAACAATACCTAGAAACTCACCCCGGTTGGGATCAAGATGGTGTGTTTACGGCGGCTCTTTCATTTTTTCTGCTTAATTGTCAATCCTCCGAAAGGATGAATTTTGAGGAGCAAAATAGCTGTGCCAAGGTTTATCTGGAAACTTTGTTCCAGCGCTCGGAGTGCTAA
- a CDS encoding universal stress protein yields the protein MFKNIVVALDCGESSHRVLHALNSLSLTANSRVILTHILGKEGDESPVDRPHPSREIIEDQLRGYQSQIAAPSEIEVIFGDPAEEIIRLANIYHADLIVIGSRGLTGVQRVIEDSVSSLVVAEATCSVLVVKA from the coding sequence ATGTTTAAAAATATTGTTGTTGCCTTAGATTGTGGGGAATCATCCCATCGAGTCCTCCATGCTTTGAATTCCCTTTCTCTGACGGCAAATTCTCGCGTCATACTCACCCATATCCTCGGCAAGGAGGGAGATGAATCGCCAGTTGATCGTCCTCACCCCTCCCGTGAGATCATTGAAGATCAATTGCGCGGCTATCAATCCCAGATTGCTGCTCCCAGTGAAATCGAGGTCATCTTTGGTGATCCGGCGGAGGAAATTATTCGTTTAGCTAATATATATCATGCCGATCTGATCGTGATCGGTAGCCGGGGATTAACGGGAGTTCAACGGGTGATCGAAGATTCTGTGAGTAGTCTCGTGGTGGCAGAAGCTACCTGTTCAGTATTGGTGGTAAAAGCATAG
- the map gene encoding type I methionyl aminopeptidase, whose protein sequence is MNILTKLLFPETKTPEQIGSPRVQKSRRGIETKSAAEIVIMRQAGKIAATVLKEIAEIAQPGMTTADLDAYAEKRIRAMGATPSFKGYYGFPASICASVDNEVVHGIPSPKKRLKAGSVLKVDTGAYYQGYHGDSCITIAIGSVSPKAEKLIRVAEEALYKGINQVKAGNYLLDIAGAIEDHVQANGFQVVEDFTGHGVGRNLHEEPSVFNFRTNELPNVKLRAGMTLAIEPIVNAGSKHTRTLRDRWTVVTMDNALSAQFEHTVLVTATGYEILTDRNNR, encoded by the coding sequence ATGAATATCCTAACCAAGCTGCTTTTTCCCGAAACTAAAACTCCAGAGCAAATAGGTTCGCCGCGAGTACAGAAAAGCCGCCGGGGAATCGAAACCAAATCCGCCGCAGAAATCGTTATTATGCGACAAGCGGGTAAAATTGCCGCCACAGTCCTCAAGGAAATTGCCGAGATCGCTCAACCCGGGATGACAACGGCGGATCTGGATGCCTATGCGGAAAAACGTATCCGCGCAATGGGTGCTACTCCCAGTTTTAAAGGTTATTATGGCTTTCCTGCCTCGATTTGTGCCTCCGTTGATAACGAAGTCGTTCACGGTATCCCTAGCCCGAAAAAACGCCTCAAAGCCGGTTCTGTGTTAAAGGTAGATACGGGGGCCTACTACCAAGGTTATCATGGGGATTCCTGTATCACGATCGCTATCGGTTCCGTCTCTCCCAAAGCCGAAAAATTAATCCGCGTGGCGGAAGAAGCTTTATATAAAGGCATAAATCAGGTAAAAGCCGGCAATTATCTGCTCGATATCGCAGGAGCGATCGAAGATCACGTTCAAGCTAACGGTTTTCAAGTGGTAGAAGATTTTACCGGTCATGGAGTCGGCAGAAATCTCCACGAAGAACCCTCGGTATTTAATTTTCGCACTAATGAGTTACCCAATGTCAAGCTCCGCGCCGGGATGACTCTAGCCATTGAACCAATTGTCAACGCGGGATCTAAACATACCAGAACTTTGCGCGATCGTTGGACGGTGGTGACGATGGATAATGCTCTCTCGGCTCAGTTTGAACATACTGTCTTAGTAACCGCCACGGGTTACGAAATCTTAACCGATCGTAATAACCGATAA
- the trxA gene encoding thioredoxin: MAVKKEFSSFEELLQTTNLPVLVDFYATWCGPCQMMAPILEQTGMYFKNRLQIVKIDTDKYPNLASKYGIQALPTLVVFKNGQPIDRIEGVLQVNQLVQHLQTLL, encoded by the coding sequence ATGGCAGTCAAAAAAGAGTTTTCCAGTTTTGAGGAACTGTTGCAAACCACTAATCTTCCCGTGTTAGTGGATTTCTATGCCACTTGGTGTGGTCCTTGTCAAATGATGGCTCCGATTCTAGAACAAACGGGAATGTATTTCAAAAATCGCCTACAAATTGTCAAAATTGATACAGACAAATATCCCAATTTAGCCAGTAAGTACGGTATTCAAGCTTTACCCACTTTAGTAGTCTTTAAAAATGGTCAACCGATCGATCGAATCGAGGGAGTGCTGCAGGTTAACCAACTGGTTCAACATTTACAAACTCTGTTGTAA
- a CDS encoding DUF427 domain-containing protein: MAKAIWNGAVVAESDNCEIVEGNYYFPPDTIKAEYFQPSNTHTICSWKGEASYYTLRVDGQDNKDAAWYYPDPKPKAQNIKGYIAFWRGVQVEK, from the coding sequence ATGGCAAAGGCGATTTGGAATGGTGCAGTGGTAGCGGAAAGCGATAACTGCGAAATTGTCGAGGGAAACTACTATTTTCCCCCCGATACCATCAAAGCTGAATATTTTCAACCCAGTAACACCCATACGATTTGTTCTTGGAAAGGAGAGGCTAGTTACTATACTCTCAGGGTAGATGGACAGGACAATAAAGATGCCGCTTGGTATTATCCCGATCCTAAGCCAAAAGCCCAAAATATCAAAGGATATATCGCCTTTTGGCGAGGTGTGCAGGTTGAGAAATGA
- the coaD gene encoding pantetheine-phosphate adenylyltransferase has product MIAIYPGSFDPVTLGHLDIIERSVPLFERVIVAVLCNPHKNPLFSVEQRIEQISYCTKHLKNVEIDSFSGLTVEYARLRGAKVLLRGLRVLSDFEKELQMAHTNKTLWEGIETVFLATTKEYSFLSSSVVKEIAQFGGSVSHLVPENVSRDIYSYYS; this is encoded by the coding sequence ATGATCGCCATCTACCCCGGCAGCTTCGATCCAGTTACACTCGGTCATTTAGATATTATCGAACGTAGTGTGCCACTATTCGAGCGAGTCATCGTGGCAGTTCTCTGCAATCCCCATAAAAACCCCTTATTTAGCGTCGAACAACGCATAGAACAGATCAGCTACTGTACAAAACACCTGAAAAACGTTGAGATAGACAGTTTTTCAGGATTAACGGTTGAATATGCCAGATTGAGAGGGGCCAAGGTACTTTTGCGGGGGTTGCGAGTCCTCTCCGACTTTGAAAAAGAACTGCAAATGGCCCATACCAATAAAACTCTCTGGGAAGGGATCGAAACGGTTTTTTTAGCCACCACTAAAGAATATAGTTTTTTAAGCAGTAGCGTGGTTAAAGAAATCGCTCAATTCGGTGGCTCCGTCAGCCATCTAGTCCCGGAAAACGTTTCTAGAGATATTTACTCATACTACAGTTAA
- the folP gene encoding dihydropteroate synthase, producing MSNLTAIREHIFAWGKRTYIMGVLNVTPDSFSDGGEFDNVENALLQAMKMIEAGADIIDIGGQSSRPGAEEISLEAELSRVIPVITAIRQQSSIPISLDTTRAIVAAEGIAAGADLINDISGGTFDRLLLPTVAKLAVPIILMHLRGNPQTMQSLTHYDDLVKEIKEFLQNRVKEALQWGVARENIIIDPGIGFAKTGTQNLELLRELGQFRDLGLPILIGLSRKRFIGEITGKDDPKERVFGTAAACAIAIAKGADILRVHDVAAIVDVSKVVDAIERS from the coding sequence ATGTCTAATTTAACGGCAATTCGTGAACATATTTTTGCTTGGGGAAAACGCACCTATATCATGGGTGTTTTGAATGTTACTCCCGATAGTTTTAGTGATGGGGGAGAATTTGACAATGTTGAAAATGCCCTGCTACAGGCGATGAAAATGATCGAGGCCGGGGCTGATATAATCGATATCGGTGGTCAATCCAGCCGTCCGGGAGCCGAAGAAATTAGCCTAGAAGCAGAATTATCGCGAGTTATCCCCGTCATCACCGCTATTCGACAACAAAGTTCTATTCCTATCTCTCTCGATACCACTAGGGCGATCGTCGCGGCCGAAGGTATCGCCGCCGGGGCCGATTTGATCAATGATATTTCTGGGGGAACCTTCGATCGCCTATTATTGCCCACGGTGGCTAAATTGGCTGTTCCCATCATCCTCATGCACCTGCGGGGCAATCCGCAAACGATGCAATCCTTAACACATTATGATGATTTAGTCAAGGAAATTAAAGAATTTTTACAGAATCGCGTTAAGGAAGCTTTACAGTGGGGTGTTGCTAGGGAAAATATTATCATCGATCCGGGGATTGGTTTCGCCAAAACCGGGACACAAAATCTTGAGTTATTGCGAGAATTAGGGCAATTTCGGGATTTAGGTTTACCTATTTTAATTGGATTGTCGAGAAAACGCTTTATCGGCGAGATTACAGGCAAAGATGACCCAAAAGAACGAGTTTTCGGAACGGCGGCGGCCTGTGCTATAGCGATCGCTAAGGGGGCCGATATCCTGCGCGTCCATGATGTGGCCGCGATCGTAGATGTGAGTAAAGTGGTGGACGCAATCGAGCGAAGTTGA
- a CDS encoding cupin domain-containing protein, producing MNSQLTSDHCMLPVIRSPRDYQVFRISAGDTNRLAIVFDSTVAGDSLTVCVEIFDPHGCTPTHRHHFAVEMFFILKGEGMAICDGKPIPLGPGDSLLVRPTGIHEIRNVGDGRLYALCFMVPNEDFSELIRNGIPEELDAEDLEVLMGTIKG from the coding sequence ATGAATAGCCAACTAACCAGCGATCATTGTATGTTACCCGTGATTCGATCTCCCCGGGATTATCAAGTTTTTCGCATTAGCGCTGGGGATACGAATCGTTTAGCGATCGTCTTCGATTCTACCGTAGCGGGGGATTCCTTGACCGTCTGTGTGGAAATTTTCGATCCTCACGGTTGCACCCCTACCCATCGTCATCATTTTGCCGTAGAAATGTTTTTTATCCTCAAAGGGGAGGGAATGGCTATCTGTGATGGTAAACCGATTCCCCTAGGTCCAGGGGATAGTTTATTAGTCCGTCCCACGGGTATTCACGAGATTAGAAATGTGGGAGACGGAAGACTTTATGCACTATGTTTTATGGTTCCCAATGAGGATTTTTCGGAATTAATTCGCAATGGTATCCCAGAGGAGTTAGACGCAGAAGATTTAGAGGTGTTGATGGGAACTATTAAAGGATAG
- a CDS encoding Rpn family recombination-promoting nuclease/putative transposase yields MKTDSIFYRMFLDFPDSFFELIERPDAIVSNYRFTSQEVKQLAFRLDGLFLPLDNLENLPFYLVEVQFQKDEDLYYRLFSELFLYLRQYKPLSPWQIVVIYPSREIEREHPQQFADLLSLARIKRIYLDELPNDETPSLAIALIKLVTESESQAVNSAKILIKQAQREVSDRLVQKNVIDLIETIIIYKLPQKSREEIEAMLELQDLKQTRFYQEAFEDGIEQGIEQGIEQGIEQGIEQGIEQGINLQKLKTIPLMQDLGLTPQQISERLDLTLETVLNYLAQQQQ; encoded by the coding sequence ATGAAAACTGACAGCATATTCTATCGAATGTTTCTCGATTTTCCCGATTCGTTCTTTGAATTAATCGAACGACCCGATGCTATCGTTAGCAATTATCGATTTACTTCCCAAGAAGTCAAACAACTAGCTTTTCGATTGGATGGTTTATTTTTGCCGCTCGATAATCTGGAAAATTTGCCTTTTTATCTGGTAGAAGTGCAGTTTCAAAAGGATGAAGACCTATATTATCGATTATTTTCAGAACTTTTCTTGTATCTTAGACAGTATAAACCTTTGTCACCGTGGCAGATAGTTGTTATTTATCCTAGCCGAGAAATTGAGCGAGAACATCCCCAGCAATTTGCAGATTTGTTATCCTTGGCCAGGATTAAAAGAATCTATCTGGATGAATTGCCAAATGACGAGACTCCTTCCTTAGCGATCGCGCTGATCAAATTGGTTACGGAAAGTGAGAGTCAAGCTGTTAATTCTGCTAAGATTTTAATTAAACAGGCTCAAAGAGAAGTGAGCGATCGCTTAGTACAGAAAAATGTCATTGATTTAATCGAAACGATCATCATTTATAAGTTACCCCAAAAAAGTCGAGAGGAAATTGAAGCTATGTTAGAACTACAAGACCTAAAACAAACTCGTTTCTATCAAGAAGCTTTTGAAGATGGAATTGAACAGGGAATTGAACAGGGAATTGAACAGGGAATTGAACAGGGAATTGAACAGGGAATTGAACAGGGAATAAACTTGCAAAAATTGAAAACAATTCCTCTGATGCAAGACCTCGGTTTAACCCCGCAACAAATCTCGGAACGCTTAGACTTGACTCTGGAAACAGTGCTTAACTATTTGGCACAACAGCAACAATAA